A window of the Vanessa cardui chromosome 12, ilVanCard2.1, whole genome shotgun sequence genome harbors these coding sequences:
- the LOC124534463 gene encoding coiled-coil-helix-coiled-coil-helix domain-containing protein 10, mitochondrial, whose translation MPRRGRSASPPPAPQRRAAPPPSNVPAHAPPSTPAPAVAQPQQPSLFGQMAATAGGVAVGSAVGHMAGSAITGMFSGGSSSEPAQQQQQAAPAQPNYGQQQQPQGPCAWEIKQFIECAQQQHDLSLCEGFNEALRQCKITNRI comes from the exons atgccTCGACGAGGACGTTCTGCGAGCCCACCACCGGCGCCACAGCGAAG AGCTGCGCCGCCACCAAGCAATGTACCAGCTCATGCTCCACCATCAACACCCGCTCCTGCTGTCGCTCAGCCTCAGCAGCCTTCTTTGTTTGGCCAAATGGCAGCCACCGCTGGAGGTGTTGCTGTAGGATCTGCAGTG GGTCACATGGCTGGTAGTGCTATAACTGGTATGTTTAGTGGAGGTAGCAGCAGTGAGCCAGCACAGCAGCAGCAGCAAGCTGCACCTGCCCAGCCTAATTACGGCCAGCAGCAGCAACCGCAGGGCCCTTGCGCTTGGGAAATCAAGCAGTTCATTGAATGTGCTCAACAGCAACATGATCTGTCCCTTTGTGAAGGGTTCAATGAGGCTCTGCGTCAGTGCAAAATCACCAATCGTATCTAA
- the LOC124534464 gene encoding coiled-coil-helix-coiled-coil-helix domain-containing protein 10, mitochondrial-like: MPGRSKSSSRSRYSRADQHAPSRPPTVFVTPMPRRSVFRDAAAVAGGVTVGTTMGHLAGEAISSLFTGRRREEVERSLPSNYQLGTEPSGPCAYEIAQFLQCASSRDNLQECEAFNEALRECKRRNRIP, encoded by the exons atgcccGGCCGTAGTAAAAGCAGcag TCGCTCTAGATACTCTAGAGCAGACCAACATGCACCATCGCGCCCCCCTACAGTATTTGTAACACCAATGCCACGGCGTTCGGTGTTTAGAGACGCAGCGGCCGTGGCAGGTGGCGTCACTGTTGGTACCACCATG GGACACTTAGCAGGAGAAGCCATTTCAAGCTTATTTACTGGTCGGCGGCGAGAAGAGGTGGAACGTTCACTTCCAAGTAATTACCAACTGGGTACGGAACCTAGCGGACCATGTGCTTATGAAATAGCTCAATTCTTGCAGTGCGCTTCAAGCCGCGACAATTTGCAAGAATGTGAAGCTTTTAATGAGGCTCTCCGAGAATGCAAGCGCCGAAATC gtATACCTTGA